One window of Opisthocomus hoazin isolate bOpiHoa1 chromosome 15, bOpiHoa1.hap1, whole genome shotgun sequence genomic DNA carries:
- the LOC104329072 gene encoding transmembrane protein 180 isoform X2, whose protein sequence is MQKTLWKMKFVLGIHPNALAYSMTTLGAGMMNSIFNFYYVKLFLNRYKISEVAFHQAQVVFMIWNAINDPLFGYIQDNSKFACCSRRQFSILYGAPLYALAFLLPWFPWKHYEEGDWLSGLHLIVALCAFDGLLTFVLLAQCALFAEISTRHESRLQLIKYNQVATLIGSTSILFCGLISDNMENFAYFQAFTVVVAALATACMCYTGKYSTSQYERREICTENADLENGDGAFSWSSVISLTKQIMTEKNFLFFVTMNFFQVFHLAFCNNFMMIFADNLIPKDVLSSSIRSIMYGAGFICPQCLVLLGHASLKKFGYYRIILFSFYFEGVAAVVMFVVGPEHYYLLAFYLTTNMVIAQASFSLFNLPLADIVDADLIKHKRRSPLSSIVFGTNALFTKPAQSLAPMLLVTILNQFGYENLNNEVAQPDPSLLLGLHDAMFYLICLVPLCIAVIQILTWTPFSIQNSHMTSVR, encoded by the exons ATGCAG AAGACCTTGTGGAAGATGAAGTTTGTTTTGGGAATTCACCCTAATGCGCTGGCATACTCCATGACTACGTTAGGTGCTGGAATGATGAACAGTATCTTTAATTTCTACTACGTTAAGCTTTTCCTAAACCGATACAAAATTTCAGAAGTAGCATTTCATCAAGCACAG GTTGTATTTATGATATGGAATGCCATTAATGATCCTCTCTTTGGGTATATTCAAGATAACTCCAAATTTGCATGCTGCTCAAGACGCCAGTTTTCAATTTTATATGGAGCTCCTTTATATGCGTTAGCCTTTTTGCTTCCTTGGTTTCCTTGGAAACATTATGAAGAAGGTGACTGGCTAAGTGGTCTTCACCTCATTGTTGCGTTATGTGCTTTTGATGGTTTGCTTACATTTGTGCTTCTAGCGCAGTGTGCGCTCTTTGCAGAAATTTCAACAAGACATGAAAGTAGGCTTCAGCTTATTAAATATAACCAAGTAGCAACATTAATTGGATCAACAAGCATTCTCTTTTGTGGTCTCATATCAGATAATATGGAAAATTTTGCCTATTTTCAGGCTTTCACTGTTGTGGTCGCAGCATTAGCAACAGCTTGTATGTGTTACACAGGCAAATATAGTACTAGTCAGTATGAGCGGAGAGAAATTTGCACGGAGAATGCTGATCTGGAGAACGGTGATGGAGCTTTCTCCTGGTCCTCGGTAATTTCATTGACCAAACAGATTATGACGgagaaaaactttttattttttgtaacaaTGAACTTCTTCCAAGTCTTCCACCTAGCCTTCTGCAACAATTTTATGATGATCTTTGCGGATAATCTTATTCCTAAGGATGTCCTTTCTTCCTCAATAAGAAGTATCATGTATGGAGCAGGCTTTATTTGTCCTCAG TGCCTTGTTCTTCTCGGTCATGCTTCGTTGAAGAAGTTTGGTTATTACAGAatcatcttgttttccttttactttgAAGGAGTAGCTGCTGTGGTCATGTTTGTTGTAGGGCCAGAACACTATTATCTGTTGGCATTTTATCTCACAACAAACAT gGTAATTGCACAAGCTTCATTTAGTTTGTTCAATTTGCCTTTGGCAGATATTGTTGATGCAGATTTAATAAAGCATAAGCGGAG ATCACCACTTTCCTCTATTGTTTTTGGTACCAACGCTTTATTTACCAAGCCCGCCCAATCTTTGGCTCCAATGCTTTTGGTTACAATACTAAATCAATTTGGATATGAGAACCTGAATAATgaagttgctcagcctgatccgaG TTTGCTTTTAGGTCTTCATGATGCCATGTTCTATTTGATCTGCCTGGTTCCGCTGTGCATTGCAGTCATACAGATCCTGACGTGGACTCCCTTTTCAATCCAGAATAGCCATATGACATCTGTACGCTAA
- the LOC104329072 gene encoding transmembrane protein 180 isoform X1 gives MILPTVVILFCNLRKKTLWKMKFVLGIHPNALAYSMTTLGAGMMNSIFNFYYVKLFLNRYKISEVAFHQAQVVFMIWNAINDPLFGYIQDNSKFACCSRRQFSILYGAPLYALAFLLPWFPWKHYEEGDWLSGLHLIVALCAFDGLLTFVLLAQCALFAEISTRHESRLQLIKYNQVATLIGSTSILFCGLISDNMENFAYFQAFTVVVAALATACMCYTGKYSTSQYERREICTENADLENGDGAFSWSSVISLTKQIMTEKNFLFFVTMNFFQVFHLAFCNNFMMIFADNLIPKDVLSSSIRSIMYGAGFICPQCLVLLGHASLKKFGYYRIILFSFYFEGVAAVVMFVVGPEHYYLLAFYLTTNMVIAQASFSLFNLPLADIVDADLIKHKRRSPLSSIVFGTNALFTKPAQSLAPMLLVTILNQFGYENLNNEVAQPDPSLLLGLHDAMFYLICLVPLCIAVIQILTWTPFSIQNSHMTSVR, from the exons atgaTTCTACCAACTGTTGTAATTCTTTTTTGTAACTTGAGGAAGAAGACCTTGTGGAAGATGAAGTTTGTTTTGGGAATTCACCCTAATGCGCTGGCATACTCCATGACTACGTTAGGTGCTGGAATGATGAACAGTATCTTTAATTTCTACTACGTTAAGCTTTTCCTAAACCGATACAAAATTTCAGAAGTAGCATTTCATCAAGCACAG GTTGTATTTATGATATGGAATGCCATTAATGATCCTCTCTTTGGGTATATTCAAGATAACTCCAAATTTGCATGCTGCTCAAGACGCCAGTTTTCAATTTTATATGGAGCTCCTTTATATGCGTTAGCCTTTTTGCTTCCTTGGTTTCCTTGGAAACATTATGAAGAAGGTGACTGGCTAAGTGGTCTTCACCTCATTGTTGCGTTATGTGCTTTTGATGGTTTGCTTACATTTGTGCTTCTAGCGCAGTGTGCGCTCTTTGCAGAAATTTCAACAAGACATGAAAGTAGGCTTCAGCTTATTAAATATAACCAAGTAGCAACATTAATTGGATCAACAAGCATTCTCTTTTGTGGTCTCATATCAGATAATATGGAAAATTTTGCCTATTTTCAGGCTTTCACTGTTGTGGTCGCAGCATTAGCAACAGCTTGTATGTGTTACACAGGCAAATATAGTACTAGTCAGTATGAGCGGAGAGAAATTTGCACGGAGAATGCTGATCTGGAGAACGGTGATGGAGCTTTCTCCTGGTCCTCGGTAATTTCATTGACCAAACAGATTATGACGgagaaaaactttttattttttgtaacaaTGAACTTCTTCCAAGTCTTCCACCTAGCCTTCTGCAACAATTTTATGATGATCTTTGCGGATAATCTTATTCCTAAGGATGTCCTTTCTTCCTCAATAAGAAGTATCATGTATGGAGCAGGCTTTATTTGTCCTCAG TGCCTTGTTCTTCTCGGTCATGCTTCGTTGAAGAAGTTTGGTTATTACAGAatcatcttgttttccttttactttgAAGGAGTAGCTGCTGTGGTCATGTTTGTTGTAGGGCCAGAACACTATTATCTGTTGGCATTTTATCTCACAACAAACAT gGTAATTGCACAAGCTTCATTTAGTTTGTTCAATTTGCCTTTGGCAGATATTGTTGATGCAGATTTAATAAAGCATAAGCGGAG ATCACCACTTTCCTCTATTGTTTTTGGTACCAACGCTTTATTTACCAAGCCCGCCCAATCTTTGGCTCCAATGCTTTTGGTTACAATACTAAATCAATTTGGATATGAGAACCTGAATAATgaagttgctcagcctgatccgaG TTTGCTTTTAGGTCTTCATGATGCCATGTTCTATTTGATCTGCCTGGTTCCGCTGTGCATTGCAGTCATACAGATCCTGACGTGGACTCCCTTTTCAATCCAGAATAGCCATATGACATCTGTACGCTAA
- the CDR2 gene encoding cerebellar degeneration-related protein 2, translated as MLADSLVEEFEIREDEPWYDQQDLQQDLHLAAELGKTLLDRNTELEESLQQMYATNQEQLQEIEYLTKQVELLRQMNDQHAKVYEQLDVTARELEDTNQKLVAESRASQQKILSLTETIENLQTHIDDLQRQVEELKKSGRGRMSHERSDQPRSVHSFSCLKELYDLRQYFVYDHVFAEKITSMDSQLSPLEEENETLKKAVTVLQAQLNLEKEKRVTMEEEYSVMVKENCDLEQRLVDTDLYRARAEELEVEVAEMRQILQSENTFHNTEKLVPESFFISFKESLERELGQSLADDGLVTVSELEKKALKRSSSETLLSSAAGADILRGHEETCIRRAEAVKQRGISVLNEVDAQYNALKVKYEELLKKCQVDEDSLKHKAVQTLKQYSKDLNVGNAQYDLPASNQEFTHAELSDSSTNALPEYKALFKEIFSCIRKTKEEIDEHRAKYKSLSSQP; from the exons ATGCTGGCCGACAGCCTGGTGGAGGAGTTCGAGATCCGGGAGGATGAGCCCTGGTACGACCAGCAGGACCTGCAGCAAG ATCTTCACCTTGCTGCTGAGCTTGGGAAGACACTACTGGACCGTAACACTGAACTAGAAGAATCTTTACAGCAAATGTATGCAACAAATCAAGAGCAACTGCAGGAGATAGAG TACCTCACGAAGCAAGTGGAGCTCTTGCGTCAGATGAACGATCAGCATGCAAAAGTCTATGAACAGCTGGATGTGACAGCACGAGAACTCGAAGACACTAATCAAAAACTAGTTGCGGAGAGTAGAGCTTCACAGCAAAAGATATTAAG CTTGACAGAGACTATTGAAAATCTGCAAACACATATAGATGACCTGCAGCGACAAGTAGAAGAATTGAAGAAGTCTGGACGAGGCCGGATGAGCCATGAGAGATCTGACCAGCCAAGATCAGTGCATAGTTTCTCATGTTTGAAGGAGCTGTATGACCTTCGCCA gTATTTTGTTTATGATCATGTGTTTGCAGAAAAGATTACTTCGATGGATAGTCAGCTAAGTCCtctagaagaagaaaatgagaccTTAAAAAAGGCAGTTACAGTTCTGCAAGCCCAGCTGAAcctggagaaagagaagagggTAACAATGGAAGAGGAATATAGTGTTATGGTCAAAGAAAACTGCGACCTTGAACAGCGGCTTGTTGATACAGACTTGTATCGGGCTCGTGCAGAGGAGCTGGAAGTGGAAGTAGCTGAAATGCGACAGATACTTCAGTCTGAAAACACATTCCATAACACAGAGAAATTGGTGCCAGAatcctttttcatttcattcaagGAATCTTTAGAAAGGGAGCTTGGTCAGAGCCTGGCAGATGATGGACTTGTGACTGTGTCAGAGCTCGAGAAGAAGGCACTGAAACGGAGCAGCAGTGAAActttgctgagcagtgctgcaggggCAGACATTCTGAGGGGCCATGAAGAAACCTGCATCAGGAGAGCTGAAGCTGTGAAGCAGCGAGGAATCTCTGTGCTTAACGAAGTTGATGCTCAGTacaatgctctgaaagtgaagTATGAGGAACTTTTGAAGAAGTGTCAAGTGGATGAAGATTCTTTGAAACACAAGGCTGTACAAACGCTGAAGCAGTATTCCAAAGACCTAAACGTGGGGAATGCCCAGTATGATCTTCCAGCTAGCAACCAAGAATTCACACATGCAGAGCTTAGTGACTCTTCCACAAATGCTCTTCCTGAGTATAAAGCACTCTTCAAGGAAATTTTTAGCTgtatcagaaaaacaaaggaagaaatagaTGAACACAGAGCTAAGTACAAGTCCCTCTCCTCTCAGCCATAA
- the LOC104329072 gene encoding transmembrane protein 180 isoform X4 has protein sequence MILPTVVILFCNLRKKTLWKMKFVLGIHPNALAYSMTTLGAGMMNSIFNFYYVKLFLNRYKISEVAFHQAQVVFMIWNAINDPLFGYIQDNSKFACCSRRQFSILYGAPLYALAFLLPWFPWKHYEEGDWLSGLHLIVALCAFDGLLTFVLLAQCALFAEISTRHESRLQLIKYNQVATLIGSTSILFCGLISDNMENFAYFQAFTVVVAALATACMCYTGKYSTSQYERREICTENADLENGDGAFSWSSVISLTKQIMTEKNFLFFVTMNFFQVFHLAFCNNFMMIFADNLIPKDVLSSSIRSIMYGAGFICPQCLVLLGHASLKKFGYYRIILFSFYFEGVAAVVMFVVGPEHYYLLAFYLTTNMVIAQASFSLFNLPLADIVDADLIKHKRRSPLSSIVFGTNALFTKPAQSLAPMLLVTILNQFGYENLNNEVAQPDPREDLGEEIPCICENKQE, from the exons atgaTTCTACCAACTGTTGTAATTCTTTTTTGTAACTTGAGGAAGAAGACCTTGTGGAAGATGAAGTTTGTTTTGGGAATTCACCCTAATGCGCTGGCATACTCCATGACTACGTTAGGTGCTGGAATGATGAACAGTATCTTTAATTTCTACTACGTTAAGCTTTTCCTAAACCGATACAAAATTTCAGAAGTAGCATTTCATCAAGCACAG GTTGTATTTATGATATGGAATGCCATTAATGATCCTCTCTTTGGGTATATTCAAGATAACTCCAAATTTGCATGCTGCTCAAGACGCCAGTTTTCAATTTTATATGGAGCTCCTTTATATGCGTTAGCCTTTTTGCTTCCTTGGTTTCCTTGGAAACATTATGAAGAAGGTGACTGGCTAAGTGGTCTTCACCTCATTGTTGCGTTATGTGCTTTTGATGGTTTGCTTACATTTGTGCTTCTAGCGCAGTGTGCGCTCTTTGCAGAAATTTCAACAAGACATGAAAGTAGGCTTCAGCTTATTAAATATAACCAAGTAGCAACATTAATTGGATCAACAAGCATTCTCTTTTGTGGTCTCATATCAGATAATATGGAAAATTTTGCCTATTTTCAGGCTTTCACTGTTGTGGTCGCAGCATTAGCAACAGCTTGTATGTGTTACACAGGCAAATATAGTACTAGTCAGTATGAGCGGAGAGAAATTTGCACGGAGAATGCTGATCTGGAGAACGGTGATGGAGCTTTCTCCTGGTCCTCGGTAATTTCATTGACCAAACAGATTATGACGgagaaaaactttttattttttgtaacaaTGAACTTCTTCCAAGTCTTCCACCTAGCCTTCTGCAACAATTTTATGATGATCTTTGCGGATAATCTTATTCCTAAGGATGTCCTTTCTTCCTCAATAAGAAGTATCATGTATGGAGCAGGCTTTATTTGTCCTCAG TGCCTTGTTCTTCTCGGTCATGCTTCGTTGAAGAAGTTTGGTTATTACAGAatcatcttgttttccttttactttgAAGGAGTAGCTGCTGTGGTCATGTTTGTTGTAGGGCCAGAACACTATTATCTGTTGGCATTTTATCTCACAACAAACAT gGTAATTGCACAAGCTTCATTTAGTTTGTTCAATTTGCCTTTGGCAGATATTGTTGATGCAGATTTAATAAAGCATAAGCGGAG ATCACCACTTTCCTCTATTGTTTTTGGTACCAACGCTTTATTTACCAAGCCCGCCCAATCTTTGGCTCCAATGCTTTTGGTTACAATACTAAATCAATTTGGATATGAGAACCTGAATAATgaagttgctcagcctgatccgaG AGAAGATTTAGGTGAGGAAATACCATGCATCTGTGAGAATAAACAAGAATGA
- the LOC104329072 gene encoding transmembrane protein 180 isoform X3, which translates to MKFVLGIHPNALAYSMTTLGAGMMNSIFNFYYVKLFLNRYKISEVAFHQAQVVFMIWNAINDPLFGYIQDNSKFACCSRRQFSILYGAPLYALAFLLPWFPWKHYEEGDWLSGLHLIVALCAFDGLLTFVLLAQCALFAEISTRHESRLQLIKYNQVATLIGSTSILFCGLISDNMENFAYFQAFTVVVAALATACMCYTGKYSTSQYERREICTENADLENGDGAFSWSSVISLTKQIMTEKNFLFFVTMNFFQVFHLAFCNNFMMIFADNLIPKDVLSSSIRSIMYGAGFICPQCLVLLGHASLKKFGYYRIILFSFYFEGVAAVVMFVVGPEHYYLLAFYLTTNMVIAQASFSLFNLPLADIVDADLIKHKRRSPLSSIVFGTNALFTKPAQSLAPMLLVTILNQFGYENLNNEVAQPDPSLLLGLHDAMFYLICLVPLCIAVIQILTWTPFSIQNSHMTSVR; encoded by the exons ATGAAGTTTGTTTTGGGAATTCACCCTAATGCGCTGGCATACTCCATGACTACGTTAGGTGCTGGAATGATGAACAGTATCTTTAATTTCTACTACGTTAAGCTTTTCCTAAACCGATACAAAATTTCAGAAGTAGCATTTCATCAAGCACAG GTTGTATTTATGATATGGAATGCCATTAATGATCCTCTCTTTGGGTATATTCAAGATAACTCCAAATTTGCATGCTGCTCAAGACGCCAGTTTTCAATTTTATATGGAGCTCCTTTATATGCGTTAGCCTTTTTGCTTCCTTGGTTTCCTTGGAAACATTATGAAGAAGGTGACTGGCTAAGTGGTCTTCACCTCATTGTTGCGTTATGTGCTTTTGATGGTTTGCTTACATTTGTGCTTCTAGCGCAGTGTGCGCTCTTTGCAGAAATTTCAACAAGACATGAAAGTAGGCTTCAGCTTATTAAATATAACCAAGTAGCAACATTAATTGGATCAACAAGCATTCTCTTTTGTGGTCTCATATCAGATAATATGGAAAATTTTGCCTATTTTCAGGCTTTCACTGTTGTGGTCGCAGCATTAGCAACAGCTTGTATGTGTTACACAGGCAAATATAGTACTAGTCAGTATGAGCGGAGAGAAATTTGCACGGAGAATGCTGATCTGGAGAACGGTGATGGAGCTTTCTCCTGGTCCTCGGTAATTTCATTGACCAAACAGATTATGACGgagaaaaactttttattttttgtaacaaTGAACTTCTTCCAAGTCTTCCACCTAGCCTTCTGCAACAATTTTATGATGATCTTTGCGGATAATCTTATTCCTAAGGATGTCCTTTCTTCCTCAATAAGAAGTATCATGTATGGAGCAGGCTTTATTTGTCCTCAG TGCCTTGTTCTTCTCGGTCATGCTTCGTTGAAGAAGTTTGGTTATTACAGAatcatcttgttttccttttactttgAAGGAGTAGCTGCTGTGGTCATGTTTGTTGTAGGGCCAGAACACTATTATCTGTTGGCATTTTATCTCACAACAAACAT gGTAATTGCACAAGCTTCATTTAGTTTGTTCAATTTGCCTTTGGCAGATATTGTTGATGCAGATTTAATAAAGCATAAGCGGAG ATCACCACTTTCCTCTATTGTTTTTGGTACCAACGCTTTATTTACCAAGCCCGCCCAATCTTTGGCTCCAATGCTTTTGGTTACAATACTAAATCAATTTGGATATGAGAACCTGAATAATgaagttgctcagcctgatccgaG TTTGCTTTTAGGTCTTCATGATGCCATGTTCTATTTGATCTGCCTGGTTCCGCTGTGCATTGCAGTCATACAGATCCTGACGTGGACTCCCTTTTCAATCCAGAATAGCCATATGACATCTGTACGCTAA